A DNA window from Thiobacillus denitrificans ATCC 25259 contains the following coding sequences:
- a CDS encoding ExeA family protein: MYLDYFGLKEAPFRITPNTEYWYAGGQRGEILAALLYAIAHGEGIIKVVGEVGSGKTMLCRKLAAQLPDDVDSVYLGNPSLDPDDMLAAILADLGETTASGRHARLAQLNAVLLARHEAGRRVVVFVEEAQGIALDKLEFLRLLTNLETATDKLLQIVLFGQPELDTQLADPRIRQLRDRITLSLYLSPLNEGEVGDYLRARLAVAGYRGPDLFSEALIARLTRLSAGLSRRINVLADKTLLAAYAAQTHTLTLAHLDAAAGDAELPQTQRTAPRRMTNRRWAWLGVGAVALGLLAWAAWQARPQPSAAIPAAAAVPEPAVSHAVRVLDEARLTRQWLAAAAPGTHVIQVAAAKDAAQAAVLLAGLDPNTPRPVRVFYGRSRGAPAWMILVGEFPDRDAATTALRQLPATTPGVEALRDAPFLRTVRKMRAVALPTG, encoded by the coding sequence GTGTATCTCGACTACTTCGGCCTGAAAGAAGCGCCCTTCCGCATCACGCCGAACACCGAGTACTGGTACGCCGGCGGCCAGCGTGGAGAAATCCTTGCGGCATTGCTCTACGCGATCGCGCACGGTGAAGGCATCATCAAGGTCGTCGGCGAGGTCGGCAGCGGCAAGACCATGCTGTGCCGCAAGCTCGCAGCCCAGCTTCCCGACGATGTCGACAGCGTCTACCTCGGCAATCCGTCGCTCGACCCCGACGACATGCTGGCCGCGATCCTCGCCGACCTCGGCGAAACCACGGCGAGCGGGCGGCACGCGCGCCTCGCCCAGCTCAACGCCGTGCTCCTCGCCCGGCACGAGGCGGGACGGCGCGTCGTCGTGTTCGTCGAGGAAGCGCAAGGCATTGCCCTCGACAAGCTCGAATTCCTGCGCCTTCTGACCAACCTCGAGACCGCCACTGACAAGCTCCTGCAAATCGTGTTGTTCGGCCAGCCGGAACTCGACACCCAGCTCGCCGACCCGCGCATCCGCCAGCTCAGGGACCGCATCACCCTGAGCCTCTACCTGTCGCCCCTGAACGAAGGCGAAGTCGGCGACTACCTGCGCGCCCGTCTTGCCGTTGCCGGCTACCGCGGGCCCGACCTGTTCTCGGAAGCCCTGATCGCGCGCCTCACACGCCTGTCCGCGGGACTGTCGCGGCGCATCAACGTGCTCGCCGACAAGACCCTGCTCGCAGCCTACGCCGCCCAGACCCACACCCTGACGCTCGCCCACCTCGACGCCGCGGCCGGCGACGCCGAGCTGCCGCAGACTCAACGCACCGCGCCGCGCCGCATGACGAATCGGCGTTGGGCCTGGCTGGGCGTGGGCGCGGTCGCGCTCGGACTGCTCGCCTGGGCTGCCTGGCAAGCGCGCCCACAACCTTCCGCCGCGATCCCGGCGGCTGCGGCGGTTCCGGAGCCCGCCGTATCCCACGCTGTACGCGTCCTCGACGAGGCGCGCCTGACCCGGCAATGGCTCGCTGCCGCGGCGCCGGGCACCCATGTCATCCAGGTCGCTGCGGCTAAAGATGCGGCGCAGGCAGCCGTATTATTGGCAGGCCTGGATCCCAACACGCCACGGCCCGTGCGCGTGTTCTACGGACGCAGCCGGGGCGCCCCTGCCTGGATGATACTGGTCGGAGAATTCCCCGACCGTGACGCGGCGACGACGGCCCTGCGCCAGCTGCCGGCCA
- a CDS encoding sigma-54-dependent transcriptional regulator codes for MVQTNKPTLLIVDDDPLISDTLTYVLSKDFEISAAESRAQVRSLMMQLDEPPQLALVDLGLPPQPHKPDEGFALIADLLGISPSIKILVLSGQSDEANARHARALGAIDFVAKPCEPERLKSLLFNALLVQDAERSADKAPAPAKDSGIVGQSPAMDKLREQIKQYAAAPFPVLIEGESGSGKERVASSLHQLSPRSAKPYLALNCAAISPTLVEPTLFGYAKGAFTGATSARAGYFEEAENGTLFLDEIGELPLELQAKLLRVLENGEYQRVGETQPRFSNARVVTATNRDLRAEIKAGRFRADLYHRLSVFSITVPPLREMGQDKLTLLEHFRDFYAREAKSAPFQLDSRAQQIWKDYHFPGNVRELRNIAIRLTTKYPGTTVNVEQLEAELDTDQAYPQEIPLASDSKALIELARKQLQTLANFNLDVTLRQWEKAYVEAALNMTHGNLSQAAKLLGINRTTLYSRMQTYGSE; via the coding sequence GTGGTCCAAACCAACAAGCCGACTTTGCTGATCGTCGATGACGATCCGCTGATTTCCGACACTCTGACCTACGTTCTCAGCAAGGACTTCGAAATCTCGGCCGCCGAGTCGCGCGCACAGGTCAGAAGCCTGATGATGCAGCTCGACGAGCCGCCGCAACTGGCGCTCGTCGACCTCGGCCTGCCGCCGCAGCCGCACAAGCCCGACGAGGGCTTCGCCCTGATCGCCGATCTGCTCGGCATTTCCCCGAGCATCAAGATCCTGGTCCTGTCGGGCCAGAGCGACGAGGCCAACGCGCGTCATGCGCGGGCGCTCGGCGCGATCGACTTCGTCGCCAAGCCCTGCGAGCCGGAACGCCTGAAGTCGCTGCTGTTCAACGCGCTGCTCGTGCAGGACGCCGAGCGCAGCGCCGACAAGGCGCCGGCGCCGGCCAAGGACTCCGGGATCGTCGGGCAGAGCCCGGCCATGGACAAGCTGCGCGAACAGATCAAGCAATACGCCGCAGCGCCGTTCCCGGTGCTGATCGAAGGCGAATCGGGCAGCGGCAAGGAGCGCGTCGCGTCGAGTCTGCATCAGCTCTCGCCGCGCTCGGCCAAGCCCTACCTCGCGCTCAACTGTGCCGCGATCTCGCCGACGCTGGTCGAACCGACGCTGTTCGGTTACGCCAAGGGCGCGTTCACCGGCGCGACCAGCGCCCGGGCGGGCTACTTCGAGGAGGCCGAGAACGGCACGCTGTTCCTCGACGAAATCGGCGAATTGCCGCTCGAACTGCAGGCCAAGCTCCTGCGCGTGCTCGAAAATGGCGAATACCAGCGCGTCGGCGAAACCCAGCCGCGCTTCTCGAACGCCCGCGTGGTCACCGCGACCAACCGCGACTTGCGCGCCGAGATCAAGGCCGGGCGCTTCCGCGCCGACCTCTACCACCGTCTGTCGGTATTTTCGATCACCGTGCCGCCGCTGCGAGAAATGGGCCAGGACAAGCTCACGCTGCTCGAGCACTTCCGTGATTTCTATGCGCGCGAAGCCAAGAGCGCACCCTTCCAGCTCGATTCGCGTGCCCAGCAGATCTGGAAGGACTATCACTTCCCCGGCAACGTTCGCGAACTGCGCAACATCGCGATCCGCCTGACGACGAAGTATCCGGGAACGACGGTCAACGTCGAGCAGCTCGAAGCCGAACTCGACACCGATCAGGCCTACCCCCAGGAAATCCCGCTGGCGAGCGACAGCAAGGCGCTGATCGAACTCGCGCGCAAGCAGCTGCAGACGCTCGCCAACTTCAACCTCGACGTCACGTTGCGCCAGTGGGAAAAAGCCTACGTCGAAGCCGCGCTCAACATGACGCACGGCAACCTGTCGCAGGCAGCGAAGCTGCTCGGCATCAACCGCACCACGCTCTACAGCCGCATGCAGACCTACGGAAGCGAATAG